The following coding sequences lie in one Arachis hypogaea cultivar Tifrunner chromosome 9, arahy.Tifrunner.gnm2.J5K5, whole genome shotgun sequence genomic window:
- the LOC112710535 gene encoding uncharacterized protein isoform X1, whose protein sequence is MEANQVQGLSLREIGGGFAKHHRAPSIRSVCYAIAKPSTLVQKMQNIKKLRGHRVAVYCAIFDRSGRYVISGSDDRLVKIWSMETAFCLASCRGHEGDITDLAVSSNNALVASASNDFVIRVWHLPNGMPISVLRGHTGAVNTIAFSPRPNAYELLSASDDGTCRIWDARHSQKKPRIYLPRPSDAVTGRSSGAPANVPSSSNGQQSHQILCCAFNANGTVFVTGSSDTYARVWNAFKSNSEDSEQPIHEMDVLAGHENDVNYVQFSGCSVPSKFLTADPWREENNLKLRNYWYCHDNIVTCSRDGSAIIWVPRSRRSHGKVGRWVRAYHLKVPPPPLPPQPPRGGPRQRPLPTPRGVNMIVWSLDNRFVLAAIMDCRICVWNAVDGSLVHSLTGHSASSYVLDVHPFNPRIAMSAGYDGRTIVWDIWEGVPVQTYELGRFKLVDGKFSPDGTSIVLSDDVGQIYFVNTGQGESQKDAKYDQFFLGDYRPLIQDTQGNVLDQETQLPPHRRNIQEPLCDSSMLPYPEPYQTQFQQRRHSALGIEWRPSLIKYAVGPDFSVGQDYQVLPLPDLEGMVEPQAEFIDAVFWEPEYEIVSDDNDSEYNVNEDHISAAERGSISAISSSDLESSEDSGNRDSLRRSRRKKHNVDVEAMTSSGRRVRKRNLNECVGNPSGSSRNKKSKGSLKSSKRKSSKAKALRPQRTAARNARNMFSQIGETSTDGDDDDHEDESSDSLQDSDISEPERKMHGKHDELKRPALEEFANVVKSPVYSEPPVNVENRRRLVLKFSLSKKTVPLEDTTPSCETHSNMLCDSEYSRHQESTENTLPESSIDPALSYMDVNNAQHPESHNRNECSDRTQAESSINHTETRRQKHALPRLEDALQTDTEFDGHLEHDANGSEHMVNKLEAAGSMINQESADHYNVDDLSCGYNKLNDGDKGQSGFEKQKEGSQKTINISSSHSLDHKMKAPMKSTKIVIKKKQISADNVGPCRLKIVSSNGASIGARGDVVSRSSSVMDPNLVINGPEGEDGIKLSSPQLRHSYSDRRSYDHAHERRMSYKGEANPDGLACNWEEHTSTFSNQSDSENGESDVVSDTIRRTRSTRMKTNSDEPSSLNIRIKTRGSQNSRALSGLEGSSIRGSDQLHRGTRSSRNRREYVSIDPGILTRKMSNRRFKKLSWLMLSEHEEGYRYIPQLGDEVVYLRQGHQEYIELMGLSITGPWRSFSGLRTSEICKVDKLEYAAQPGSGDSCCKLTLRFIDPSSPAEGKSFQLTLPELINFSDFVIERTWYEASMNQGWSSRDKCMVWWKDSDSDGGGNWWEGRIMALQDKSPEFPDSPWLRCQVQYKTEPGANYPHSPWELYDPDTRWVHPHIDKDTRDKLLSLFAKLDHRDKYSIQALEEITDKTDFSSRYTVQFHPELIQARLKNDYYRSVDSVKHDITVMLMNAEDYFKYHNNVQMLGKIKRLQDYFRKKLERI, encoded by the exons ATGGAGGCTAATCAGGTTCAGGGGTTGAGCTTGAGGGAAATAGGTGGTGGTTTTGCAAAACACCATCGTGCTCCATCTATTCGCTCTGTATGTTACGCTATCGCCAAACCATCAACTTTGGTGCAAAAGATgcaaaatattaaaaagttaagGGGGCACCGTGTTGCTGTCTATTGTG CTATATTTGATCGATCAGGTAGATATGTTATCAGTGGTTCAGATGATCGTCTTGTCAAGATTTGGTCTATGGAAACTGCATTTTGTTTAGCTAGTTGCCGTGGACACGAA GGTGATATCACTGACTTGGCTGTAAGCTCAAACAATGCTTTGGTAGCATCTGCATCAAATGATTTTGTGATTCGAGTT TGGCACTTACCAAATGGGATGCCGATATCAGTTTTACGGGGACATACTGGGGCTGTTAATACTATTGCATTTAGTCCCAGACCCAATGCATATGAGCTGCTATC GGCATCAGATGATGGGACTTGTAGAATATGGGACGCAAGGCACTCGCAAAAGAAACCACGAATATACCTGCCACGACCATCAGATGCTGTAACTG GGAGGAGCAGTGGCGCACCAGCTAATGTACCATCCTCAAGTAATGGACAACAAAGCCATCAGATACTTTGTTGTGCATTTAATGCAAATGGAACTGTTTTTGTTACTGGTAGCTCTGATACTTATGCCCGG GTGTGGAATGCTTTTAAGTCCAACTCGGAAGACTCAGAACAACCAATACATGAGATGGATGTATTAGCCGGCCATGAGAATGATGTTAATTATGTGCAGTTTAG TGGTTGCTCTGTGCCTTCAAAATTTTTGACAGCTGACCCTTGGAGAGAAGAAAATAACCTGAAGCTCAGAAATTACTG GTATTGTCATGATAACATAGTTACATGCTCTCGTGATGGAAGTGCTATTATATGGGTTCCTAGATCTCGTAGATCTCAT GGAAAGGTTGGTCGCTGGGTTCGTGCATATCATCTGAAAGTGCCACCACCACCTTTGCCTCCTCAACCTCCACGAGGGGGTCCTAGACAGAGACCCCTTCCTACTCCCCGTGGTGTCAACATGATTGTGTGGAGCCTGGACAATCGCTTTGTACTGGCCGCTATCATGG ATTGCAGGATATGTGTTTGGAATGCAGTTGATGGCAGCTTAGTGCACTCTTTGACTGGTCATTCAGCATCT TCTTACGTTTTGGATGTTCATCCTTTCAACCCGCGGATAGCTATGAGTGCTGGCTATGATGGTCGAACTATTGTGTGGGAT ATATGGGAGGGTGTACCTGTTCAGACATATGAACTTGGACGTTTTAAGTTGGTTGATGGGAAGTTTTCTCC GGATGGAACATCCATTGTGCTTTCAGATGATGTTGGTCAAATATATTTTGTGAATACAGGTCAAGGGGAATCTCAGAAGGATGCCAAATATGATCAG TTCTTTCTTGGTGATTATCGTCCCCTTATTCAGGATACTCAGGGAAATGTTCTTGATCAG GAGACCCAACTACCTCCACACCGAAGAAACATTCAGGAACCCCTATGTGATTCAA GTATGTTGCCATATCCAGAGCCCTATCAGACTCAATTTCAGCAGCGTCGACACAGTGCTCTTGGCATTGAGTGGCGTCCTTCATTGATAAAATATGCTGTTGGTCCTGATTTTAGTGTTGGTCAGGACTACCAGGTATTACCTTTGCCAGATTTGGAAGGAATGGTTGAGCCACAAGCAGAATTCATTGATGCTGTGTTCTGGGAACCAGAATACGAGATTGTAAGTGATGATAATGACTCTGAGTACAatgtaaatgaggatcatatcaGTGCTGCTGAACGAGGGAGCATTAGTGCCATCTCTTCTAGTGATCTAGAAAGCAGTGAAGACTCTGGAAACAGGGATAGCCTTCGTAGATCAAGAAGGAAAAAGCATAATGTTGAT GTTGAAGCAATGACTTCTTCTGGAAGGCGTGTCCGGAAAAGGAATTTGAATGAGTGTGTTGGAAATCCTTCTGGAAGTAGCAGAAATAAGAAATCCAAAGGCAGCTTGAAATCATCAAAACGGAAATCTTCCAAAGCTAAGGCATTGAGACCCCAGAGAACTGCTGCACGGAATGCTCGGAATATGTTCTCCCAAATTGGTGAAACATCTACAGATGgagatgatgatgatcatgaagaTGAATCATCAGACAGTTTACAGGATTCTGACattagtgaacctgagaggaaaatgCATGGTAAACATGATGAACTTAAAAGACCAGCTTTGGAAGAGTTTGCCAATGTAGTTAAGTCACCTGTATATTCTGAGCCTCCAGTAAATGTCGAAAATAGACGGCGACTGGTTCTTAAGTTTTCACTTTCAAAGAAGACCGTGCCTTTAGAGGACACAACCCCATCATGTGAGACTCATTCCAATATGCTATGTGATTCAGAGTATTCTAGACACCAAGAAAGCACTGAAAATACTCTACCAGAAAGTTCTATAGACCCAGCATTATCTTATATGGATGTAAATAATGCTCAACATCCTGAAAGCCATAACAGAAATGAATGTAGTGATAGAACACAAGCTGAATCATCTATAAATCACACGGAGACAAGGAGACAGAAACATGCACTTCCAAGATTAGAGGATGCATTGCAGACTGATACTGAATTTGATGGCCATCTTGAGCACGATGCCAATGG ATCAGAGCATATGGTTAACAAATTAGAAGCTGCTGGTTCCATGATTAATCAAGAGTCAGCTGATCATTATAATGTTGATGACTTGTCATGTGGTTACAATAAGTTGAATGACGGAGATAAAGGCCAGTCTGGATTTGAGAAACAAAAGGAAGGCTCACAGAAAACAATTAATATTTCCTCAAGTCACTCTTTGGATCACAAAATGAAAGCTCCTATGAAATCAACGAAGATAGTTATTAAGAAAAAGCAGATTTCAGCTGACAATGTAGGTCCCTGCAGACTGAAAATTGTTAGTTCTAATGGAGCTTCAATAGGTGCTAGAGGTGATGTAGTTTCTAGAAGTTCCTCTGTTATGGACCCTAATCTAGTTATCAATGGGCCAGAAGGTGAAGATGGCATAAAATTAAGTTCACCACAATTACGGCATTCATATTCAGACAGAAGAAGTTATGATCATGCCCATGAAAGGAGAATGTCATATAAAGGTGAAGCCAATCCAGATGGCCTTGCTTGTAATTGGGAAGAACATACTTCTACTTTCAGCAACCAATCTGATTCAGAAAATGGTGAATCAGATGTTGTAAGTGATACAATACGTCGGACACGGTCTACCAGGATGAAGACAAATTCTGATGAGCCAAGTTCTTTGAACATAAGGATTAAGACTCGCGGGAGCCAAAATTCCAGGGCCTTATCCGGTTTGGAAGGCTCTTCCATTAGAGGTTCGGATCAACTTCATCGAGGAACAAGGTCTAGCAGAAACAGACGTGAATATGTTTCCATTGACCCTGGTATTTTAACCCGAAAGATGTCAAATCGCCGTTTCAAAAAATTGTCATGGCTGATGCTTTCAGAGCATGAGGAGGGTTACAGATATATACCTCAACTTGGTGATGAAGTTGTATACTTGAGACAG GGACATCAAGAGTACATCGAGTTAATGGGGCTGAGCATAACAGGTCCATGGAGATCATTTTCGGGGCTACGTACTTCTGAGATTTGCAAGGTTGACAAACTTGAATATGCGGCTCAGCCGGGTTCTGGGGATAGCTGTTGTAAACTCACACTTCGATTTATCGATCCTTCTTCGCCAGCAGAAGGGAAATCATTTCAATTAACTCTACCTGAACTGATTAACTTCTCTGATTTTGTTATTGAAAGAACATGGTATGAAGCTTCAATGAATCAAGGTTGGTCTTCGAGAGATAAATGCATGGTCTGGTGGAAGGATTCTGATTCAGATGGTGGTGGAAATTGGTGGGAGGGTCGAATTATGGCACTACAAGACAAATCTCCTGAGTTTCCTGACAGTCCTTGGTTAAGGTGTCAGGTCCAGTACAAGACTGAACCAGGAGCAAACTATCCGCACAGCCCGTGGGAACTTTATGATCCTGATACTCGATGGGTGCATCCCCACATTGACAAAGATACTAGAGACAAGCTGCTGTCTCTTTTTGCTAAATTAGACCACAGG GATAAGTACAGTATCCAGGCATTGGAGGAAATAACTGACAAGACGGATTTTTCAAGCAG GTATACCGTTCAATTTCATCCCGAACTGATTCAAGCAAGGTTAAAGAATGATTATTATAGGAGTGTGGATAGTGTTAAGCATGACATAACTGTAATGCTAATGAATGCCGAGGACTACTTTAAGTATCATAACAATGTTCAGATGCTGGGAAAGATTAAGCGACTACAAGATTACTTTAGAAAGAAACTCGAAAGGATATAG
- the LOC112710535 gene encoding uncharacterized protein isoform X2 gives MDVLAGHENDVNYVQFSGCSVPSKFLTADPWREENNLKLRNYWYCHDNIVTCSRDGSAIIWVPRSRRSHGKVGRWVRAYHLKVPPPPLPPQPPRGGPRQRPLPTPRGVNMIVWSLDNRFVLAAIMDCRICVWNAVDGSLVHSLTGHSASSYVLDVHPFNPRIAMSAGYDGRTIVWDIWEGVPVQTYELGRFKLVDGKFSPDGTSIVLSDDVGQIYFVNTGQGESQKDAKYDQFFLGDYRPLIQDTQGNVLDQETQLPPHRRNIQEPLCDSSMLPYPEPYQTQFQQRRHSALGIEWRPSLIKYAVGPDFSVGQDYQVLPLPDLEGMVEPQAEFIDAVFWEPEYEIVSDDNDSEYNVNEDHISAAERGSISAISSSDLESSEDSGNRDSLRRSRRKKHNVDVEAMTSSGRRVRKRNLNECVGNPSGSSRNKKSKGSLKSSKRKSSKAKALRPQRTAARNARNMFSQIGETSTDGDDDDHEDESSDSLQDSDISEPERKMHGKHDELKRPALEEFANVVKSPVYSEPPVNVENRRRLVLKFSLSKKTVPLEDTTPSCETHSNMLCDSEYSRHQESTENTLPESSIDPALSYMDVNNAQHPESHNRNECSDRTQAESSINHTETRRQKHALPRLEDALQTDTEFDGHLEHDANGSEHMVNKLEAAGSMINQESADHYNVDDLSCGYNKLNDGDKGQSGFEKQKEGSQKTINISSSHSLDHKMKAPMKSTKIVIKKKQISADNVGPCRLKIVSSNGASIGARGDVVSRSSSVMDPNLVINGPEGEDGIKLSSPQLRHSYSDRRSYDHAHERRMSYKGEANPDGLACNWEEHTSTFSNQSDSENGESDVVSDTIRRTRSTRMKTNSDEPSSLNIRIKTRGSQNSRALSGLEGSSIRGSDQLHRGTRSSRNRREYVSIDPGILTRKMSNRRFKKLSWLMLSEHEEGYRYIPQLGDEVVYLRQGHQEYIELMGLSITGPWRSFSGLRTSEICKVDKLEYAAQPGSGDSCCKLTLRFIDPSSPAEGKSFQLTLPELINFSDFVIERTWYEASMNQGWSSRDKCMVWWKDSDSDGGGNWWEGRIMALQDKSPEFPDSPWLRCQVQYKTEPGANYPHSPWELYDPDTRWVHPHIDKDTRDKLLSLFAKLDHRDKYSIQALEEITDKTDFSSRYTVQFHPELIQARLKNDYYRSVDSVKHDITVMLMNAEDYFKYHNNVQMLGKIKRLQDYFRKKLERI, from the exons ATGGATGTATTAGCCGGCCATGAGAATGATGTTAATTATGTGCAGTTTAG TGGTTGCTCTGTGCCTTCAAAATTTTTGACAGCTGACCCTTGGAGAGAAGAAAATAACCTGAAGCTCAGAAATTACTG GTATTGTCATGATAACATAGTTACATGCTCTCGTGATGGAAGTGCTATTATATGGGTTCCTAGATCTCGTAGATCTCAT GGAAAGGTTGGTCGCTGGGTTCGTGCATATCATCTGAAAGTGCCACCACCACCTTTGCCTCCTCAACCTCCACGAGGGGGTCCTAGACAGAGACCCCTTCCTACTCCCCGTGGTGTCAACATGATTGTGTGGAGCCTGGACAATCGCTTTGTACTGGCCGCTATCATGG ATTGCAGGATATGTGTTTGGAATGCAGTTGATGGCAGCTTAGTGCACTCTTTGACTGGTCATTCAGCATCT TCTTACGTTTTGGATGTTCATCCTTTCAACCCGCGGATAGCTATGAGTGCTGGCTATGATGGTCGAACTATTGTGTGGGAT ATATGGGAGGGTGTACCTGTTCAGACATATGAACTTGGACGTTTTAAGTTGGTTGATGGGAAGTTTTCTCC GGATGGAACATCCATTGTGCTTTCAGATGATGTTGGTCAAATATATTTTGTGAATACAGGTCAAGGGGAATCTCAGAAGGATGCCAAATATGATCAG TTCTTTCTTGGTGATTATCGTCCCCTTATTCAGGATACTCAGGGAAATGTTCTTGATCAG GAGACCCAACTACCTCCACACCGAAGAAACATTCAGGAACCCCTATGTGATTCAA GTATGTTGCCATATCCAGAGCCCTATCAGACTCAATTTCAGCAGCGTCGACACAGTGCTCTTGGCATTGAGTGGCGTCCTTCATTGATAAAATATGCTGTTGGTCCTGATTTTAGTGTTGGTCAGGACTACCAGGTATTACCTTTGCCAGATTTGGAAGGAATGGTTGAGCCACAAGCAGAATTCATTGATGCTGTGTTCTGGGAACCAGAATACGAGATTGTAAGTGATGATAATGACTCTGAGTACAatgtaaatgaggatcatatcaGTGCTGCTGAACGAGGGAGCATTAGTGCCATCTCTTCTAGTGATCTAGAAAGCAGTGAAGACTCTGGAAACAGGGATAGCCTTCGTAGATCAAGAAGGAAAAAGCATAATGTTGAT GTTGAAGCAATGACTTCTTCTGGAAGGCGTGTCCGGAAAAGGAATTTGAATGAGTGTGTTGGAAATCCTTCTGGAAGTAGCAGAAATAAGAAATCCAAAGGCAGCTTGAAATCATCAAAACGGAAATCTTCCAAAGCTAAGGCATTGAGACCCCAGAGAACTGCTGCACGGAATGCTCGGAATATGTTCTCCCAAATTGGTGAAACATCTACAGATGgagatgatgatgatcatgaagaTGAATCATCAGACAGTTTACAGGATTCTGACattagtgaacctgagaggaaaatgCATGGTAAACATGATGAACTTAAAAGACCAGCTTTGGAAGAGTTTGCCAATGTAGTTAAGTCACCTGTATATTCTGAGCCTCCAGTAAATGTCGAAAATAGACGGCGACTGGTTCTTAAGTTTTCACTTTCAAAGAAGACCGTGCCTTTAGAGGACACAACCCCATCATGTGAGACTCATTCCAATATGCTATGTGATTCAGAGTATTCTAGACACCAAGAAAGCACTGAAAATACTCTACCAGAAAGTTCTATAGACCCAGCATTATCTTATATGGATGTAAATAATGCTCAACATCCTGAAAGCCATAACAGAAATGAATGTAGTGATAGAACACAAGCTGAATCATCTATAAATCACACGGAGACAAGGAGACAGAAACATGCACTTCCAAGATTAGAGGATGCATTGCAGACTGATACTGAATTTGATGGCCATCTTGAGCACGATGCCAATGG ATCAGAGCATATGGTTAACAAATTAGAAGCTGCTGGTTCCATGATTAATCAAGAGTCAGCTGATCATTATAATGTTGATGACTTGTCATGTGGTTACAATAAGTTGAATGACGGAGATAAAGGCCAGTCTGGATTTGAGAAACAAAAGGAAGGCTCACAGAAAACAATTAATATTTCCTCAAGTCACTCTTTGGATCACAAAATGAAAGCTCCTATGAAATCAACGAAGATAGTTATTAAGAAAAAGCAGATTTCAGCTGACAATGTAGGTCCCTGCAGACTGAAAATTGTTAGTTCTAATGGAGCTTCAATAGGTGCTAGAGGTGATGTAGTTTCTAGAAGTTCCTCTGTTATGGACCCTAATCTAGTTATCAATGGGCCAGAAGGTGAAGATGGCATAAAATTAAGTTCACCACAATTACGGCATTCATATTCAGACAGAAGAAGTTATGATCATGCCCATGAAAGGAGAATGTCATATAAAGGTGAAGCCAATCCAGATGGCCTTGCTTGTAATTGGGAAGAACATACTTCTACTTTCAGCAACCAATCTGATTCAGAAAATGGTGAATCAGATGTTGTAAGTGATACAATACGTCGGACACGGTCTACCAGGATGAAGACAAATTCTGATGAGCCAAGTTCTTTGAACATAAGGATTAAGACTCGCGGGAGCCAAAATTCCAGGGCCTTATCCGGTTTGGAAGGCTCTTCCATTAGAGGTTCGGATCAACTTCATCGAGGAACAAGGTCTAGCAGAAACAGACGTGAATATGTTTCCATTGACCCTGGTATTTTAACCCGAAAGATGTCAAATCGCCGTTTCAAAAAATTGTCATGGCTGATGCTTTCAGAGCATGAGGAGGGTTACAGATATATACCTCAACTTGGTGATGAAGTTGTATACTTGAGACAG GGACATCAAGAGTACATCGAGTTAATGGGGCTGAGCATAACAGGTCCATGGAGATCATTTTCGGGGCTACGTACTTCTGAGATTTGCAAGGTTGACAAACTTGAATATGCGGCTCAGCCGGGTTCTGGGGATAGCTGTTGTAAACTCACACTTCGATTTATCGATCCTTCTTCGCCAGCAGAAGGGAAATCATTTCAATTAACTCTACCTGAACTGATTAACTTCTCTGATTTTGTTATTGAAAGAACATGGTATGAAGCTTCAATGAATCAAGGTTGGTCTTCGAGAGATAAATGCATGGTCTGGTGGAAGGATTCTGATTCAGATGGTGGTGGAAATTGGTGGGAGGGTCGAATTATGGCACTACAAGACAAATCTCCTGAGTTTCCTGACAGTCCTTGGTTAAGGTGTCAGGTCCAGTACAAGACTGAACCAGGAGCAAACTATCCGCACAGCCCGTGGGAACTTTATGATCCTGATACTCGATGGGTGCATCCCCACATTGACAAAGATACTAGAGACAAGCTGCTGTCTCTTTTTGCTAAATTAGACCACAGG GATAAGTACAGTATCCAGGCATTGGAGGAAATAACTGACAAGACGGATTTTTCAAGCAG GTATACCGTTCAATTTCATCCCGAACTGATTCAAGCAAGGTTAAAGAATGATTATTATAGGAGTGTGGATAGTGTTAAGCATGACATAACTGTAATGCTAATGAATGCCGAGGACTACTTTAAGTATCATAACAATGTTCAGATGCTGGGAAAGATTAAGCGACTACAAGATTACTTTAGAAAGAAACTCGAAAGGATATAG
- the LOC112710536 gene encoding uncharacterized protein, with protein MDLRKCKPLGGVSSQTVTPLSVSSQMNEMARSLKDVGGVSHAIRTDIDIDLREVYFLIMHFLSAGPCQKTLLQFWNELQEHQLLPRRYHAWYSRSGLPGEDAAEDDDGISFPLSYNNLLERYPHIAKDHLVKLLKQLMLNMAHPLHGKVGGSSPNAADVPTLLGYGSFSLLDVDRETTDRQIKPPPVYLRWPHMEANQVQGLSLREIGGGFAKHHRAPSIRSVCYAMPNHQLWCKRCKILKS; from the exons ATGGATTTGCGGAAGTGCAAACCTTTGGGTGGTGTATCTTCCCAGACTGTTACACCTTTGAGTGTTTCGAGCCAGATGAATGAGATGGCCCGATCCCTCAAGGATGTGGGAGGTGTCAGCCATGCTATTCGGACTGATATAGATATAGACCTGCGGGAAGTTTACTTTCTGATTATGCACTTTTTGTCTGCTGGGCCATGCCAGAAGACTTTGCTGCAGTTCTGGAATGAACTCCAAGAACATCAGCTTCTACCGAGAAGATATCATGCTTGGTATTCAAGAAGTGGTTTACCTGGTGAGGATGCTGCTGAAGATGACGATGGCATCTCTTTTCCTTTGAGTTACAATAATTTGCTGGAAAG GTATCCTCACATAGCTAAGGATCACTTGGTAAAGCTTCTGAAACAATTAATGCTGAATATGGCTCATCCTTTGCATGGAAAAGTTGGAGGAAGTAGTCCTAATGCAGCTGATGTTCCTACTCTACTTGGATatggttcattttcacttttgGATG TTGACAGAGAAACAACAGACAGGCAAATTAAGCCCCCTCCAGTTTACTTGCGTTGGCCACACATGGAGGCTAATCAGGTTCAGGGGTTGAGCTTGAGGGAAATAGGTGGTGGTTTTGCAAAACACCATCGTGCTCCATCTATTCGCTCTGTATGTTACGCTATGCCAAACCATCAACTTTGGTGCAAAAGATgcaaaatattaaaaagttaa